From the Chryseobacterium fluminis genome, the window TATTGTCCGCGGCAACTGTAATAGAGTCGTTATTCTTTGATTTTAAACGTTTATAGGTAATACCGTCATTTACAGTAATAAAAATATAGGTATTGCCGGATTTTAAATCATCAATTCCCTCTATATACTTTCCGATAATAAAAGAACCGTCTTTAAATGGAGGCATAGAATCTCCGTCCGCAGGAAATGCCCTGAACTTTCCGTTTTTCAGGAACGGAAGCGAAATTCTCTCAAGACTTTCGATATATCCGGGATCGCTGTACCCTCTCAGATAGCCCATGGTAGCTTTCTGAGGAACGATTTCTATACTTTCATTTCCACTCTGATCGACGACAACGGGCAGCACAATTCTGTTATCCGGAAGCTTAAGCATATCCTCCAAAGGATATTTCCTTAAATCCACCGACAATAAAAGATCGATGCTGACATGAAATAACCTGGAAATCCTGATGAGTATATCGACCGGAGGTTTAGACCGTCCACTTTCATAAGAGATGTATCTTGATGTATTGATGGCGATCTGCTGCGACAGTTCGCGCTGGGTTTTTCCTGATTTCCCCCTTAAAAGTCTTATGTTATCTGAAAAAACTGACATTATTTAAAATTAGATGGTAAAAATACAAATAGTTTGATGGCCTGACGATAGATTGCGGATAAAAAATGCCTGTGAAAGCAGTTTTTTACACATTTACTTTAAGAACTAACTTCCGATAATTTCTCTTCGGTGCTGAATTCCCCAATCTACCAGGTTGTTAATGATGGTTTTTAATGTCAAACCGTGTGCCGTAAGTTCGTACTGAACAGTAACAGGATGAGTATCCAGGACCGTTCTCTTAACCAGTTTATTGATTTCAAGTTCTTTCAGTTCTTTGCTAAGCATCTTATTTGAAATGCCTTCCACATCATTCAGAATATCTGAAAATCTTCTTTTATTGTAGTAGCACACGGAAGAAAGAATGGAAATTTTCCATTTTCCACTCAGTACGTCCATGGAATCCTGAACGGCCATCATTTCTTTCTTATGCTGTTTTTCTTCACGGTTGATGCATTCTGTAGTTACCATAATGTTATATTGTTACCTGGAGGTTACTGTTACTTTTCGTAACAAAGTTACTAAAATAAATTTTAACGGTATAAATTTGCATCACAAACTTAAATCAATATACAACAATGAGTAAGCTTACAGACAAAACAGCCGTAGTAACGGGAGCGTCAAAAGGAATCGGGGCAGCTATTGCCAGACATTTTGCAGCAGCAGGTGCAAAGGTCGTCGTCAATTATGCATCCAGTAAAGAGGATGCTGATAAAGTGGTCAAATCCATTACCGATGATGGTGGAGCAGCTGTTGCCATACAGGGAGACGTTTCGAAAAAAGAAGAAGTGATCAGACTTTTTGAGGAAACAAAAAACACATTCGGAGGACTGGATATATTGGTAAACAATGCGGGAATTTATGATTACCTTCCGGTAGAACAGATCACGGAAGAATCCTTTCATCGTCAGTTCAACATTAATGTTTTAGGATCTATTTTCACGATTCAGGAATCTTTAAAATTATTTGGTGAGAAAGGTGGGAATATTATTAATATCAGTTCAGGTGCCAGCAAATCCCCGCTTCCGACCGGCTCGGTATATTCCGCAACAAAAACGGCGCTGGATGCTTTAACGGTTTCGTTATCTAAAGAATTCAGCGGGAGAAATATCCGCATCAATTCTATTTTACCGGGTATCGTAGAAACAGAGGGATCCAGCGCTGCCGGATTTATCGGAAGTGAGGCAGAAGCAAAATTCGTTGCCAATACACCGTTAGGACGTACAGGTCAGCCCGATGATATTGCCAAAGCAGTCGTATTCATTGCTTCGGATGATGCAGGATGGATCACCGGGGAGCTTATTTCCGTGTCAGGAGGAGTCTTTGGATTTTAATTTTTTTTAAATTTCACTGTAATTAAAGTACTTTCGATAAGACTGCACTTTTTTTAGTTTAAAAATTCTTTTAAGACCCGGATAAATTTCATCGGATGTCGTTATCCGGAATCTTCGGGATGATCTGAGCAAAATATGACTGATCGGACACATAGTAAGAACTGCATCTAATCAGCATATTTCAAAAATGTCTCATTTTATGACCTGAATCATAACGTATTAATTTACAAATTGTTAGGCTGCTAAAGACGTGATAAATGGCACAATGTTAGCTTGATTTAAAGTGAACCAAAAAATAAAATATATGTTTTACCATTCACAAAATTTGATCAACCCTATTGTACCAGACGAACCGGATCCATCAGCAGCTAATGCTTTGCAGGAAGGATTGGGAGGCCAGTTCGGCGAAATGCGTACCATGATGCAGTTCCTGTTCCAAAGCTTTAATTTCCGGGGGAATGCTACCCCCTATATGGATCTGATTCAGGGAGTAGGTATTGAGGAAATTTCCCATGTGGAACTGATAACAAAAACGATTTCACAGTTATTGGACGGGTCCGCGAGATTCCAGGAAGACCAGTTCGGATCATCCGACGAGGAGGGCAGTGTAGCTCTTAATATGGCGAAAGAACAGCAAAACCCGCATCATTACATTATGGGAGCTCAGTCGGCATTACCGGTAGACGCTGCCGGGAATCCGTGGAGTGGAAGCTATGTTCATAACCACGGAAACCTCGTGCTGGATCTTATGGATAACCTGGTACTTGAAGCTACCGGAAGAATCCAGAAGAGCCGGATTTATCAGATGAGCAGCAATAAAACCTTGCGTGCCACCATCGCATTCCTTATTGTGCGTGATGAAGCTCATCAGGCGGCTTTTGCGAAGGCATTGGAGAAACTGGGTGTCGATTGGGGTAAGATTCTGCCTGCTCCTAAATTCGACTCTTCACAGTTTCCGGAAGTGAGAAGATTAATGGATCTCGGACTGCACAGAGAGCAGTACACTTTCCGATTAGACGGATCGATGATGGAACAGATTTTCAGCGGCCCATCGCCTTTTAATGATGGTACCCAACTTACCACGTTGAAAGAACCCCGTGAATCATTCCCAATCCCGCAGGCACCGGAACGTCCTGAAGAATTTGCTCCAGGGCTCGATGCGGAATTACAGGCTTTAGCGGATGCCTTTACGGAATTTAAGGAATCCGGAGGTAAAACAAACCAGAATATTGGCATTAACGGAACTAAAGATGAATAGTTTGCACCTTAATTTGTCGATATAATATATTAAAAAGCCCATAAAAACATGTTTTTATGGGCTTTATATTGGAATTAGATCAGGAAACTTTAAATTTATCACTTAGGTTTGTATTTTTTTCTGTAGTTGTGATTTAAATGTTATTATCAATTCGATTTTAAGAACTGGTCTAAACTGTATTTTCCACCGCCGAAACTAAAAAGTGTCACAAGCATTATGATATAGTATAACGGAATTTCGAAACCGTTTTCTCCGGCTTCAAAGCCATTCTCGAGATGTACCGTAACAATGGCAACAGTCATTGTTATGATCAGAGGGATAGAAATCCATCTCGTGAACAATCCGAGTGTAAGGAAAATAACGCCGATACTTTCTGTTCCTGCCGTTATGTAGGCACTGAGGGCAGGAAAGGGGATGTTAATACTTGTAAACCAGTCGGCAATACTATGGATATTGGTTATTTTCATCAAGGCTGGTTTGAAAAATCCGTAGGCCAGGACGAAGCGTATGGTGAGCAGTACAATGTGTTGTATTTTATGAGGCGGATTAATCATTTTCTGTATTTTTTATCGAAATTAATGATGTCAGAGTATTAAAGTAAGAGGTGATCTATATTTCTTCATGGGCAAGATCTGAAATACCCTTTTGATTATATTCATACTTCTTATGTTGTTTTATCCCGAAAGCCTAAAAAAATATTGTTTTGTAGTGCGAATTGCTCAAAATCTGTATAAAAGGAAGTTGATTTTTGAATGTCTTTATCATATCTGGAAAGTAATTTAATGAAGTCATTACCGGTGGAGTAGTCTTCGTTAGCTTTCAGGATAATTTCCACAACCGGATAGGTAAGATCGTTAAACATTACCTGTTTGGAGTAAAAATCCCTGTGAATAGAAATAAAATACTGTCCCCGGTCTTCTTCTGTAATTTCCTTGATATTTTTCAGATGAACAGGGTATTCGGCGCATAGAATTCTGATTTCAGGATTGGGAATAATAATGTCATCTGCAGACTTTTTTTCTGTCCTGAATTCATCTACCGGCAGATCTTCCATCATAAACACTTCGATTTCCAGCCATTCATACTGCAGCAGGGTTTTAAGAAACGGGAAAACCTTTTTAAAAGGAAATTCCTCTTTCTGAAAGTAGTCTGAAAATTCTTTTGGCAGCTTCCATACCTGTGGAGTCTGACATTTATGGTTTTTAAAGAAATGAAACATCATTTTTTTCCATCTTTTTTTTCCGATAAGCCTTCTGGTCAAAGGGAATGCCGTGCTGAGCGTATCCTTTATAACATTATACACGAGTCTTCTGTAATGAACCGTATGCTGCTGAATGGTAGTTTCCGGCTCATTCATTCCGGTCCTGCAATACAGGGCGAGATCTGTCTGCAGAGAAAATGTTTTATTGTTCTTTCTGTACGACATGGTATTCAGCGTTTAGGATTTCATTTTTTATAGCTTTAAGGTTACTGATCTCATTTTGAAGAATATTGAGTTCCGGAATGTTAAAATCTCTTTCCAGTAAAACAGGGATGTCTTTTCCG encodes:
- a CDS encoding winged helix-turn-helix transcriptional regulator, whose amino-acid sequence is MVTTECINREEKQHKKEMMAVQDSMDVLSGKWKISILSSVCYYNKRRFSDILNDVEGISNKMLSKELKELEINKLVKRTVLDTHPVTVQYELTAHGLTLKTIINNLVDWGIQHRREIIGS
- a CDS encoding HvfX family Cu-binding RiPP maturation protein; this encodes MINPPHKIQHIVLLTIRFVLAYGFFKPALMKITNIHSIADWFTSINIPFPALSAYITAGTESIGVIFLTLGLFTRWISIPLIITMTVAIVTVHLENGFEAGENGFEIPLYYIIMLVTLFSFGGGKYSLDQFLKSN
- a CDS encoding manganese catalase family protein yields the protein MFYHSQNLINPIVPDEPDPSAANALQEGLGGQFGEMRTMMQFLFQSFNFRGNATPYMDLIQGVGIEEISHVELITKTISQLLDGSARFQEDQFGSSDEEGSVALNMAKEQQNPHHYIMGAQSALPVDAAGNPWSGSYVHNHGNLVLDLMDNLVLEATGRIQKSRIYQMSSNKTLRATIAFLIVRDEAHQAAFAKALEKLGVDWGKILPAPKFDSSQFPEVRRLMDLGLHREQYTFRLDGSMMEQIFSGPSPFNDGTQLTTLKEPRESFPIPQAPERPEEFAPGLDAELQALADAFTEFKESGGKTNQNIGINGTKDE
- a CDS encoding XRE family transcriptional regulator, translating into MSVFSDNIRLLRGKSGKTQRELSQQIAINTSRYISYESGRSKPPVDILIRISRLFHVSIDLLLSVDLRKYPLEDMLKLPDNRIVLPVVVDQSGNESIEIVPQKATMGYLRGYSDPGYIESLERISLPFLKNGKFRAFPADGDSMPPFKDGSFIIGKYIEGIDDLKSGNTYIFITVNDGITYKRLKSKNNDSITVAADNTFYEPYNIPLEEIVEVWQYASGIFPQDFS
- a CDS encoding HvfC/BufC N-terminal domain-containing protein, whose product is MSYRKNNKTFSLQTDLALYCRTGMNEPETTIQQHTVHYRRLVYNVIKDTLSTAFPLTRRLIGKKRWKKMMFHFFKNHKCQTPQVWKLPKEFSDYFQKEEFPFKKVFPFLKTLLQYEWLEIEVFMMEDLPVDEFRTEKKSADDIIIPNPEIRILCAEYPVHLKNIKEITEEDRGQYFISIHRDFYSKQVMFNDLTYPVVEIILKANEDYSTGNDFIKLLSRYDKDIQKSTSFYTDFEQFALQNNIFLGFRDKTT
- a CDS encoding SDR family NAD(P)-dependent oxidoreductase translates to MSKLTDKTAVVTGASKGIGAAIARHFAAAGAKVVVNYASSKEDADKVVKSITDDGGAAVAIQGDVSKKEEVIRLFEETKNTFGGLDILVNNAGIYDYLPVEQITEESFHRQFNINVLGSIFTIQESLKLFGEKGGNIINISSGASKSPLPTGSVYSATKTALDALTVSLSKEFSGRNIRINSILPGIVETEGSSAAGFIGSEAEAKFVANTPLGRTGQPDDIAKAVVFIASDDAGWITGELISVSGGVFGF